The Methanobacterium lacus genome includes a region encoding these proteins:
- the wecB gene encoding non-hydrolyzing UDP-N-acetylglucosamine 2-epimerase, with protein MKIAFIIGTRPEIIKMAPIIDLTQKRGIEYVLIHSGQHYDHEMSQKFFLDLEIEKPHYNIGVGSNSHGKQTAQMMEEIEKVLTQEKPDVVMVQGDTNAVLAGAVAASKLNLAVGHVEAGLRSFDRTMPEEINRKIADSCSTMYFVPTEESALNLAMESIDPHEIFITGNTVVDACIRHLKIAEENSNLLRELDVDGDILTLTMHRAENVDDPERLKNILDAIMELEDITVVFPVHPRTLKTLENFGYLEQLENSDHIKLTKPIGYLDFLLLLSKSKFVMTDSGGLQEEAITLNVPCITLRYNTERPETVTAGGNILVGSDKTKITETIKKISNDNELYKKMQEAKNPYGEGNSSEKILEALLKFEKEGKLDINSPENIMNGLSRSVLMIEDDVTVKEYETINPSTRVQLVFQGEKILFPSPELNLKHKQILLNTH; from the coding sequence ATGAAAATAGCATTTATAATAGGTACCCGGCCTGAAATTATTAAAATGGCACCTATAATTGATTTAACACAAAAAAGGGGAATTGAATATGTTCTCATTCACTCTGGACAGCATTACGATCATGAAATGTCACAGAAGTTCTTTTTAGATTTAGAAATTGAAAAACCACACTACAACATAGGTGTTGGATCAAATTCCCACGGAAAACAAACTGCACAAATGATGGAAGAGATAGAGAAGGTTTTAACACAGGAAAAACCCGATGTTGTCATGGTACAGGGAGACACAAACGCAGTTTTAGCAGGTGCGGTTGCAGCATCAAAACTAAATCTTGCTGTGGGACATGTGGAAGCCGGGCTCAGATCCTTCGACAGGACCATGCCCGAGGAAATAAACAGAAAGATTGCAGACAGCTGCTCAACCATGTACTTCGTACCAACTGAGGAATCTGCCTTAAACTTGGCAATGGAATCTATTGATCCCCATGAAATCTTCATAACAGGAAACACAGTGGTGGATGCATGCATAAGACATCTTAAAATTGCAGAAGAAAATTCCAATCTACTCAGAGAACTCGATGTGGATGGAGACATACTAACCCTGACCATGCACAGGGCTGAAAATGTAGATGACCCAGAAAGACTGAAAAATATCTTGGATGCCATCATGGAACTTGAAGATATAACAGTTGTGTTCCCAGTACATCCAAGAACATTGAAAACTTTGGAGAACTTCGGATACTTAGAACAGCTCGAAAATTCAGATCACATAAAACTAACTAAACCCATAGGCTACCTTGACTTCTTACTACTGCTTTCAAAGTCTAAATTTGTGATGACAGACTCTGGTGGTCTTCAAGAAGAAGCAATAACACTCAACGTACCATGCATCACTTTAAGATACAATACAGAAAGGCCAGAAACAGTTACTGCCGGTGGAAACATACTTGTGGGTTCAGATAAAACCAAGATAACTGAAACTATCAAAAAAATTTCCAACGACAACGAACTCTACAAAAAAATGCAAGAGGCTAAAAATCCATACGGAGAAGGTAATTCTTCAGAAAAAATTTTAGAAGCACTTTTAAAATTTGAAAAGGAAGGAAAATTAGACATAAACTCCCCTGAAAACATAATGAATGGTTTAAGCCGTAGTGTGCTTATGATTGAGGACGACGTAACTGTCAAGGAATACGAAACCATCAACCCCTCCACAAGGGTTCAATTAGTATTTCAAGGAGAAAAAATTCTATTCCCATCTCCTGAATTAAATTTGAAGCACAAGCAGATTTTGTTGAACACCCATTAG
- a CDS encoding DUF460 domain-containing protein, whose protein sequence is MYKNTGSEGIKESNLIFKTQKSSRTTKGIIVGYDPGLTVGIAILNLNGELISLDSFKEIRRSEIISHIIGYGNTVLVATDVYPAPKTVRKIATILNSKIWSPYKNMSVESKIEIVDSFTAMGNSLNVPQNAHERDSLAAAVKTYKDHLNKFRQIEKRAEQLSMTQAMIDEVKIRVINGKSISNSLREVSQENIDNGYIGNLNHKTRGSSKSCHDKDVLKLSTKDPETPKVELSPEELTISRLKNKLSSQKRYINELREKNQELEAEVKFQKTEVSKFQSKMDKLRNEYSRKILEKREFASKISMIKRLQNKYSQERSMRLELEKQLDPNFGLETIGEDAVELKIITSFTREGIRESSLLMKISKGDVVLLENSEGGGSNTAAILCEIGVKAVITRDKISDPAENVFINCMIPVIPEDSIGIERVAQGSYVESEDLDGQIKKWMEKTRKQQTTEDKNKLISLVDEYRAQRRRELDS, encoded by the coding sequence GTGTACAAGAATACAGGTTCAGAGGGTATTAAAGAATCAAATCTAATTTTTAAGACACAAAAATCCAGTAGGACTACAAAGGGAATAATTGTAGGTTACGACCCTGGATTAACAGTGGGAATAGCAATATTAAACCTTAATGGCGAACTAATTTCTCTGGACAGCTTCAAAGAAATAAGGCGTTCAGAAATAATAAGCCATATCATTGGTTATGGAAACACAGTTTTAGTTGCCACAGATGTTTATCCCGCTCCAAAAACAGTTAGAAAAATTGCAACCATATTAAATTCTAAAATATGGTCTCCCTACAAGAACATGTCTGTAGAATCCAAGATAGAAATTGTTGACAGCTTCACAGCCATGGGAAACAGTTTGAATGTGCCACAAAATGCACATGAAAGGGACTCACTAGCAGCTGCAGTGAAAACCTATAAAGACCATCTAAATAAATTTAGACAAATAGAAAAACGTGCAGAACAACTATCAATGACTCAAGCCATGATAGATGAAGTAAAAATACGTGTTATTAATGGTAAATCCATCAGCAACTCTTTAAGGGAAGTTTCACAAGAAAATATAGATAATGGTTACATTGGAAATTTAAATCATAAAACAAGGGGATCATCCAAATCCTGTCATGATAAAGATGTTTTGAAACTCAGTACAAAGGATCCTGAAACCCCTAAAGTGGAACTGAGTCCTGAAGAATTGACAATTAGTAGGTTGAAGAATAAGTTAAGCTCTCAAAAACGTTACATAAATGAACTCAGGGAAAAAAATCAGGAGTTAGAGGCTGAAGTTAAATTCCAAAAAACTGAAGTATCTAAATTTCAATCCAAGATGGATAAGCTTCGAAACGAATATTCCAGGAAGATACTGGAAAAACGGGAATTTGCATCCAAAATATCCATGATAAAGAGGCTTCAAAATAAGTACTCCCAAGAAAGGTCAATGAGGTTGGAACTTGAAAAACAGTTAGATCCAAATTTTGGATTGGAAACCATTGGCGAAGATGCAGTTGAGCTCAAGATCATAACTTCCTTCACAAGGGAAGGAATTCGTGAATCATCACTTCTAATGAAAATATCCAAGGGAGACGTGGTACTTCTTGAGAATTCAGAGGGTGGAGGATCAAACACCGCAGCAATACTGTGTGAAATAGGAGTTAAGGCAGTTATAACCCGGGATAAAATATCTGATCCTGCTGAAAATGTTTTTATAAACTGTATGATTCCGGTCATACCCGAGGATTCCATTGGAATTGAAAGAGTGGCACAGGGAAGCTATGTTGAGTCCGAGGATCTTGATGGGCAAATTAAAAAGTGGATGGAAAAAACCAGGAAACAACAAACAACTGAAGATAAAAATAAATTAATCAGCCTGGTGGATGAATACAGGGCCCAAAGAAGAAGAGAGCTTGACAGCTGA
- the truA gene encoding tRNA pseudouridine(38-40) synthase TruA, which translates to MLKIAFKVAYIGTDYHGFQRQPNLPTIEGELLRAFKKSGISDSPEKSDYSIAGRTDRGVSALGNVVCLKTDKDVTINRINYYLPSNIRIIGSTMVSNGFKPRYAKLRHYRYILDKSLCPNTLNLKLMKQAAKQMEGKHNYINFSKRSERAPERMVYSVDLVETPDNIVFDVVGESFLWNMVRKMVKVLVMFGREELTLENLETLFNPDVPAAIKPVASDGLILMDVVYDGIEFPCEGYAVNNFMKTLKQEYARKKTILDVEKEMINVLNGF; encoded by the coding sequence ATGCTTAAAATAGCTTTCAAGGTCGCATATATTGGGACGGATTATCATGGATTTCAAAGACAGCCCAATCTTCCAACTATTGAAGGTGAACTTCTGAGGGCATTTAAAAAATCAGGAATATCAGACAGCCCTGAAAAATCTGATTACTCCATTGCAGGGAGAACAGACAGGGGTGTGAGTGCCCTTGGAAATGTTGTGTGTCTTAAAACCGACAAAGACGTAACAATTAATCGAATAAATTATTATCTTCCATCAAATATACGTATAATTGGATCTACAATGGTTTCTAATGGTTTTAAACCAAGGTATGCGAAGTTGAGACATTACAGGTACATTCTTGATAAAAGTTTGTGTCCAAATACTTTAAACCTCAAACTCATGAAACAGGCAGCCAAACAAATGGAGGGAAAACATAACTACATAAACTTCTCCAAACGATCCGAGAGAGCTCCTGAAAGAATGGTTTACAGTGTTGATCTTGTTGAAACCCCTGATAACATAGTTTTTGATGTGGTTGGTGAAAGTTTCCTCTGGAACATGGTCCGAAAGATGGTGAAAGTTTTGGTGATGTTCGGTAGGGAAGAGCTGACTCTAGAAAATTTGGAAACACTGTTCAATCCCGATGTTCCTGCTGCAATCAAACCCGTAGCTTCAGATGGATTAATACTAATGGATGTTGTTTACGATGGAATTGAATTTCCATGCGAAGGTTACGCAGTAAACAATTTCATGAAAACTCTGAAACAGGAATATGCACGTAAAAAAACCATTCTTGACGTGGAAAAAGAGATGATTAATGTTTTAAATGGATTTTGA
- a CDS encoding DMT family transporter codes for MSSSSKAAVSNVKWGYLSLVAVTVLFGIWNPINKILLQDLDPLALSALIYSIAGIFLFLVRYSGINNHLMSMMDSNQEAETVFKTKDYMLIFITAVSGSVIAPLVYLSGLNNITAVNASLLMNVEVLFTIAFGIVLLKERFRKKELIGVFLIVLGTVLLATNGSSLEFTASEGLGSILIVVSTFFWSLDTILSKFLSFKRDLLMICATKCTVGGLILLTLSLMLHKNLTLPLDHIIYLLFAGVFIIGCTVVMILYSIRQIGSARTGSIFPFAALSGAIFSFIILKEPLTIMQLLYGMLMIVGVFIIYKFQQE; via the coding sequence ATGAGTTCATCGTCAAAAGCTGCTGTTTCAAATGTTAAGTGGGGTTACCTGAGTTTGGTTGCTGTCACAGTACTTTTTGGGATATGGAACCCTATAAACAAGATTTTACTTCAAGATCTTGATCCGCTCGCACTTTCAGCCCTGATTTACTCGATTGCAGGAATCTTCTTGTTTTTAGTGAGGTACTCCGGGATAAACAATCATCTGATGAGTATGATGGATTCTAATCAAGAAGCTGAAACAGTTTTCAAAACCAAAGATTACATGTTAATCTTTATAACAGCAGTTTCGGGTTCTGTGATTGCCCCTTTAGTCTATTTATCCGGTCTTAACAATATTACGGCTGTTAATGCATCGTTGTTAATGAACGTTGAGGTGCTTTTCACCATTGCATTTGGTATTGTTCTACTGAAGGAAAGGTTCAGAAAAAAAGAGTTGATAGGTGTATTTCTTATCGTGCTTGGAACTGTGCTGCTTGCAACCAACGGTAGCAGCCTCGAATTTACGGCTTCTGAAGGTTTGGGCTCGATACTCATAGTTGTTTCCACATTTTTTTGGAGTTTGGACACCATTCTAAGCAAATTTTTGAGTTTCAAAAGGGATCTGCTAATGATATGTGCAACGAAATGTACCGTGGGTGGTTTGATACTTTTAACTCTCAGCTTAATGCTTCATAAGAACCTTACACTGCCCCTGGATCATATTATTTACCTGCTGTTTGCTGGTGTTTTCATAATTGGATGCACAGTTGTAATGATACTTTACTCCATAAGACAGATAGGTTCGGCAAGGACAGGATCAATATTTCCATTTGCAGCATTGTCTGGAGCCATATTCTCATTTATAATATTAAAAGAACCATTAACAATCATGCAACTACTCTACGGCATGTTGATGATCGTTGGTGTTTTTATAATCTACAAGTTTCAACAAGAATGA
- the hisA gene encoding 1-(5-phosphoribosyl)-5-[(5-phosphoribosylamino)methylideneamino]imidazole-4-carboxamide isomerase, translating to MILLYIIPAVDIKNGKCVQLVQGKPGTEQVIIDNPHEVAKNWEDKGAEILHVINLDGAFGENSKNREVIEKIIDTVSVPVQLGGGIRTVDDAANLLDLGVEKVILGTMAVENPELVNQLSDDYGSDSIIVALDSKNSEVVVKGWTESTGKTAPELGLSLQKHGAGGILFTNVDVEGLLSGFNMDPLLELLDAVNIPVIYSGGVTTLEDIETLSKTKTFGTVIGSALYKGRIDFETALKFQAVHSF from the coding sequence ATGATTCTTTTGTATATTATACCTGCAGTTGATATTAAAAATGGCAAATGTGTGCAGTTGGTTCAGGGAAAACCTGGAACTGAACAAGTGATCATAGATAATCCCCATGAAGTTGCAAAGAATTGGGAAGATAAAGGTGCTGAAATACTTCATGTAATCAATCTTGATGGGGCCTTTGGGGAGAACTCTAAAAATAGAGAAGTCATAGAAAAAATTATTGACACAGTTTCTGTGCCTGTTCAGCTTGGTGGAGGAATAAGAACAGTGGATGATGCTGCTAACCTCCTGGATTTAGGTGTTGAAAAGGTTATTTTGGGAACCATGGCAGTTGAAAATCCAGAACTGGTCAACCAATTATCTGATGATTATGGGAGTGATAGTATCATTGTTGCACTGGACAGTAAAAATTCTGAGGTGGTTGTTAAGGGATGGACAGAATCCACTGGAAAAACAGCACCAGAATTGGGATTATCCCTCCAAAAACATGGGGCAGGAGGAATTCTGTTTACAAATGTGGATGTTGAAGGACTTTTATCAGGGTTTAACATGGACCCCCTCTTGGAATTGTTAGATGCCGTTAACATTCCAGTCATATACTCTGGAGGAGTTACAACCCTCGAAGATATTGAGACACTGAGCAAAACCAAAACCTTCGGTACTGTGATAGGTTCTGCCCTCTACAAAGGTAGGATAGACTTTGAAACCGCCCTAAAATTTCAGGCTGTTCACAGTTTCTAA